From the Ferrigenium kumadai genome, one window contains:
- the gcvH gene encoding glycine cleavage system protein GcvH, translating to MSNPADLKYTESHEWVRTEADGSITIGITQHAQELLGDMVFVETPAVGRKVKAKEEVAVVESVKAAADVYAPVSGEVTAVNSELDSAPEAINADPYGAWMFKMKPDNAADVAALLDATAYQAVVDSEAH from the coding sequence ATGAGCAACCCCGCAGACCTGAAGTACACCGAATCCCACGAGTGGGTCCGAACCGAAGCCGACGGCTCCATCACCATCGGCATCACCCAGCATGCCCAAGAGTTGCTGGGCGACATGGTGTTCGTCGAGACACCTGCCGTCGGCCGCAAGGTCAAGGCCAAGGAAGAAGTCGCCGTGGTCGAGTCCGTGAAGGCCGCCGCCGACGTGTACGCGCCGGTGTCCGGCGAGGTGACCGCGGTGAACAGCGAGCTGGACAGCGCTCCGGAAGCGATCAACGCCGACCCATACGGCGCGTGGATGTTCAAGATGAAGCCGGATAACGCCGCCGACGTCGCGGCGCTGCTGGATGCGACCGCGTACCAGGCTGTGGTCGACAGCGAAGCACACTAA
- the gcvT gene encoding glycine cleavage system aminomethyltransferase GcvT gives MLKKTPLNAAHRAMGAKMVDFGGWDMPVNYGSQIDEHHQVRNDVGMFDVCHMRVVDAKGDGVRAFLRYLLANNADKITIPGKALYSAMLRPNGGVIDDLIIYFMSEQWFRIVVNAGTADKDIAWMKEQAATHAPSLTITSRDDLAMVAIQGPNARAKVWQVLPQTKAATEKLVNFQAADCGEYFVARTGYTGEDGFEVMLPKEKVEEFWYALNKAGVPPIGLGARDTLRLEAGMNLYGQDMDESVGPLESGLGWTVDLKSERDFIGKAALLANPPSKQLVGLVLLDRGVLRGHQKVFTAQGEGEITSGSFSPTLERSIALARVPNSVKIGDTVQVEIRDKKLNAQVVKYPFARNGKGLI, from the coding sequence ATGCTCAAAAAGACTCCTTTGAATGCAGCCCACCGCGCCATGGGCGCGAAGATGGTGGATTTCGGCGGCTGGGACATGCCGGTGAACTACGGCTCGCAGATCGACGAGCACCACCAGGTGCGCAACGATGTCGGCATGTTCGACGTGTGCCACATGCGAGTCGTCGATGCGAAGGGCGACGGCGTGCGCGCCTTCCTGCGCTACCTGCTGGCGAACAATGCCGACAAGATCACCATCCCCGGCAAGGCGCTCTACTCCGCCATGCTGCGCCCGAACGGCGGCGTGATCGACGACCTCATCATCTACTTCATGAGCGAGCAGTGGTTCCGCATCGTGGTGAACGCGGGCACGGCAGACAAGGACATCGCTTGGATGAAGGAACAGGCCGCGACACACGCGCCCAGCCTGACCATCACTTCGCGCGACGATCTGGCGATGGTCGCCATCCAGGGCCCGAACGCGCGCGCCAAGGTGTGGCAGGTGCTGCCGCAGACCAAGGCCGCGACCGAGAAGCTGGTGAACTTCCAGGCCGCCGACTGCGGCGAGTACTTCGTGGCGCGCACCGGTTACACCGGCGAGGACGGCTTCGAGGTGATGCTGCCGAAGGAGAAGGTAGAGGAATTCTGGTATGCGCTGAACAAGGCGGGCGTGCCGCCCATCGGCCTCGGCGCGCGCGACACGCTGCGCCTTGAGGCGGGCATGAACCTCTACGGCCAGGACATGGACGAGAGCGTGGGCCCGCTGGAATCCGGCCTCGGCTGGACCGTTGACCTGAAGAGCGAGCGCGACTTCATCGGCAAGGCGGCGTTGCTGGCGAACCCGCCGAGCAAGCAGCTGGTCGGCCTCGTGCTGTTGGACCGCGGCGTGCTGCGCGGCCACCAGAAGGTATTCACCGCGCAAGGAGAAGGCGAAATCACCAGCGGCAGCTTCTCGCCCACACTGGAAAGATCCATCGCGCTGGCACGCGTGCCGAACAGCGTGAAGATCGGCGACACCGTGCAAGTGGAGATTCGCGACAAGAAGCTGAACGCGCAAGTGGTAAAGTACCCGTTCGCGCGCAACGGCAAGGGTTTGATTTAA
- a CDS encoding diacylglycerol kinase, with protein sequence MSNPNKHPRGLLHAWHSSLTALAGLRDAWQHEDAFRQELFVAAIAIPVALFLPVSNVGKALLVGSILLVLIVELLNSAIEAAVDFASLERHPLAKRAKDVASAAVLLSIVNAAVVWVLVLSA encoded by the coding sequence ATGAGCAATCCGAACAAACATCCTCGCGGCCTGTTGCACGCCTGGCATTCGTCCCTGACCGCGCTCGCCGGATTGCGCGACGCGTGGCAGCACGAGGATGCCTTCCGCCAGGAATTGTTTGTCGCCGCCATCGCCATTCCCGTCGCACTGTTCCTGCCCGTTTCGAATGTCGGCAAAGCCCTGCTGGTCGGCAGCATCCTGCTGGTGCTGATAGTCGAGCTGCTCAACTCCGCAATCGAGGCTGCGGTGGATTTCGCCTCGCTGGAACGCCACCCGCTCGCGAAGCGCGCCAAGGACGTCGCCAGCGCGGCGGTGCTGCTGAGCATCGTGAATGCGGCGGTCGTGTGGGTTCTGGTGCTGTCGGCCTGA
- a CDS encoding cbb3-type cytochrome c oxidase subunit I, producing the protein MIVANNAQGTPLVNRELVRAWLAWGLVWSTVFPLIGLLVSIKFNVPTFLGETSWLTFGRLRPVHVNGVIFGAFSAPLLGLLYYMVPKLCGRPMVAERLGWWTLYGWNLFLIAGSLSLLMGYNSGFEAAEYPWPANILRYAVLAVVTYQVLATIFRRKEAGFYVALWYVMAALVWTLLNLILGGVILPYLPMSGISNTTLHGLYIHYVVGLWITPAGLAVMYYFMPLAAKNALYSHRISLLGFWSLALFYPFVGLHHYVFSPIPYQHQTISIMTSMMLIVPVWAVVTNIFGTAKGYWGEIIGGNTADHYSAKFILLSALYYLLACFQGSTEALRRMQEITHFSDFVISHSHGTIFGTFVIGVVGGMYYVWPRVTGRQLWSAKLASWHLWLTIAGSALMFIGLAAQGFIQGSMLEYGANFVDTVKEMKPWWVARTLAGATMDIGLVLMMVNFYCTARYGKPFEEPYAEVGLRLEVKPAGEHKDWLAQPSAVFLVAGLGFFAAAVLMQGIMPSMTMEATSNQVQDVATGMPIRAANYTPLEKHGRQVYIREGCWYCHSQYIRPVTGETMRWGPLSQAGEYAWDQPQMLGTRRIGPDLTRIGRKYGDDWHAAHHWDPRHVVPDSVMPRFPWLFETGKGGVPEYNDDGKALLAYIQRLGTNIGDWRETFAPTRLSAGDSAQTSTADKEALLKLGEQVYQRRCIGCHGAEGDGKGPSAAQLGIKPRNFTTGIFKFHSTPGDDALPTDQDLFVTISHGLWGTPMPPWYDISAEQRMAVIQFIKTFSMRWLTEEMKAPLAVPPEPEVSMQSINHGHELYSTICAFCHGENGHGDGVAAAGLTDTWGNQVMPADYTLPAGAPGGVKLGHDGRHLFLAVMNGVGGTPMPAFATNLSPQDVWDVVHFIQSLRVEAHMNELQRAGLSGVKVHEARLKLWQDISAAAAKGGIEAAVQ; encoded by the coding sequence ATGATTGTCGCAAATAATGCCCAGGGTACTCCGCTGGTCAACCGAGAACTGGTCAGGGCCTGGCTGGCCTGGGGGCTGGTGTGGTCGACCGTTTTCCCGCTGATAGGCCTGCTGGTTTCCATCAAGTTCAATGTCCCCACATTCCTCGGCGAGACTTCCTGGCTGACGTTCGGGCGCTTGCGTCCGGTTCACGTCAACGGAGTGATCTTCGGTGCGTTTTCCGCGCCCTTGCTCGGGCTGTTGTATTACATGGTGCCCAAGCTGTGCGGACGGCCGATGGTAGCGGAACGTCTTGGCTGGTGGACGCTGTATGGCTGGAACCTATTCCTCATCGCAGGCTCGCTCTCGCTGCTGATGGGCTACAACTCCGGCTTCGAGGCGGCGGAGTATCCGTGGCCCGCCAACATCCTGCGCTACGCCGTGCTGGCTGTCGTCACGTATCAGGTGCTGGCCACCATCTTCCGACGCAAGGAAGCGGGATTCTATGTGGCGCTGTGGTACGTCATGGCGGCGCTGGTGTGGACGCTGCTGAACCTGATTCTCGGCGGCGTCATCCTGCCTTATCTGCCCATGTCGGGCATCAGCAATACCACGCTGCACGGCCTGTACATCCACTATGTGGTTGGCCTGTGGATCACTCCGGCGGGGCTGGCCGTAATGTACTACTTCATGCCTCTGGCGGCGAAGAACGCCCTGTACAGCCATCGCATCTCGCTGCTGGGCTTCTGGAGCCTTGCGCTGTTCTATCCATTCGTCGGGCTGCACCACTACGTGTTCAGTCCCATCCCCTATCAGCACCAGACCATCTCGATCATGACCAGCATGATGCTGATCGTCCCGGTGTGGGCCGTGGTCACCAACATCTTCGGCACCGCGAAAGGTTACTGGGGCGAGATCATCGGCGGCAATACCGCCGATCACTATTCCGCCAAGTTCATCCTGCTCTCCGCGCTGTATTACCTCCTGGCCTGCTTCCAGGGCTCGACTGAGGCGTTGCGGCGCATGCAGGAGATCACCCATTTCAGCGACTTCGTCATCAGCCATTCGCATGGCACGATATTCGGCACCTTCGTCATCGGCGTGGTCGGCGGCATGTACTACGTGTGGCCACGCGTGACCGGCCGCCAACTGTGGAGCGCGAAGCTCGCGAGCTGGCATCTGTGGCTGACCATCGCCGGTTCAGCACTGATGTTCATCGGCCTGGCGGCGCAGGGCTTCATCCAGGGCAGCATGCTCGAATACGGCGCGAACTTCGTCGATACGGTGAAGGAGATGAAACCGTGGTGGGTGGCGCGCACCCTGGCGGGCGCCACCATGGACATCGGGCTGGTGCTGATGATGGTGAATTTCTATTGCACCGCGCGATACGGCAAGCCGTTCGAGGAACCCTACGCCGAGGTCGGCCTGCGGCTCGAAGTCAAGCCTGCGGGCGAGCACAAGGATTGGCTGGCCCAGCCGTCGGCGGTGTTCCTCGTGGCAGGACTGGGCTTCTTTGCCGCCGCCGTGCTGATGCAGGGCATCATGCCCAGCATGACCATGGAGGCGACCAGCAACCAGGTCCAGGATGTGGCGACCGGCATGCCGATCCGCGCCGCCAATTACACGCCGCTGGAAAAACACGGACGCCAGGTGTACATCCGCGAAGGGTGCTGGTACTGCCATTCCCAATACATCCGCCCCGTCACCGGCGAGACGATGCGCTGGGGGCCGCTGTCTCAGGCGGGCGAATACGCCTGGGACCAGCCGCAGATGCTGGGCACGCGGCGCATCGGCCCGGACCTCACCCGTATCGGCCGCAAATACGGCGACGACTGGCATGCCGCACACCATTGGGACCCGCGCCACGTGGTGCCCGATTCGGTGATGCCGCGCTTCCCCTGGCTGTTCGAAACCGGCAAGGGCGGCGTGCCGGAATACAACGACGACGGCAAGGCGCTGCTCGCCTACATCCAGCGGCTGGGCACCAACATCGGCGACTGGCGCGAGACTTTCGCCCCCACGCGCCTGAGTGCGGGCGACTCGGCACAGACGTCTACCGCTGACAAAGAGGCACTGCTGAAGCTCGGCGAGCAGGTCTACCAGCGGCGCTGCATCGGCTGCCACGGCGCCGAAGGCGACGGCAAGGGGCCGTCCGCGGCGCAGCTCGGCATCAAGCCGCGCAATTTCACCACGGGCATCTTCAAGTTCCATTCCACGCCGGGCGACGACGCGCTGCCCACCGACCAAGACCTCTTCGTCACCATCAGCCACGGCCTGTGGGGCACGCCCATGCCGCCCTGGTACGACATTTCGGCGGAACAGCGCATGGCCGTGATCCAGTTCATCAAGACCTTCTCCATGCGCTGGCTGACCGAGGAAATGAAGGCTCCGCTTGCCGTGCCGCCGGAGCCCGAGGTCAGCATGCAGTCCATCAATCATGGACATGAACTGTATTCCACTATCTGTGCGTTCTGCCACGGCGAGAACGGACACGGCGACGGCGTCGCGGCGGCGGGGTTGACGGACACTTGGGGCAACCAGGTGATGCCGGCCGATTACACGCTGCCCGCGGGCGCACCCGGCGGCGTCAAGCTCGGCCACGACGGGCGGCACCTGTTCCTGGCTGTGATGAACGGCGTCGGCGGTACGCCGATGCCCGCTTTTGCCACGAATCTGAGTCCGCAGGACGTGTGGGATGTGGTGCATTTCATCCAGTCGTTGCGCGTCGAGGCGCACATGAATGAGTTGCAGCGGGCGGGGCTGTCCGGCGTCAAGGTGCATGAAGCGCGCCTCAAGCTATGGCAGGACATCTCGGCCGCAGCCGCAAAGGGCGGGATCGAAGCGGCGGTTCAATGA
- the gcvP gene encoding aminomethyl-transferring glycine dehydrogenase, translating into MSDQFVNRHNGPSAQDVQSMLKKINAPSLDALIDQTVPAVIRLKQPLNLPEGMSEHAYLQHLRGIAAKNKLYKSYIGLGYYDTVLPPVIQRNVLENPGWYTAYTPYQAEIAQGRLEALLNFQTMIMDLTGMEIANASLLDEATAAAEAMTMMHGLRSREDTAAGKNCFFVSHECFPQTIELLRTRAKPLGIELVIGDFKTVTLSDKMYGALLQYPTADGTVHDYADFVARAKANGMTIAVAADILSLVLLTPPGEWGADIVLGSSQRFGVPMGYGGPHAAYFACRDAYKRSMPGRIIGVSVDADGNPALRMALQTREQHIRREKATSNICTAQALLAIMAGMYAVYHGADGLRGIAEQVHRSTAALAAELKKLGYTVAEGVFFDTLKLMHTDNVKIHTLADAACINFRYTGDGLSISLDQTTSVDDLNAILAVFAQAAGKAAPTITAAQFDAQTLLVKPRQSAILSHPVFNSYHSETEMMRYIKRLENKDLSLTHSMISLGSCTMKLNAASEMLALAWPEFAGLHPFVPMEQAAGYQEIIAGLDAALSEITGFAQMSFQPNSGASGEYAGLLVIQAYHRSRGEAQRNVVLIPSSAHGTNPASAAMCGMDIVVVKCDARGNIDVEDLRAKAEEHKDTLSCLMVTYPSTHGVYEESIKDITAIIHANGGQVYMDGANMNAQVGLTSPGNIGADVCHLNLHKTFAIPHGGGGPGVGPIGVAEHLTPFLPSHPVVKTGGAQGIHAVSAAPYGSALILLISYGYIRMMGGKELTEATKMAILNANYIKESLKDHYATLYSGSNGRCAHEMILDCREWKKEGVEVADIAKRLMDFGFHAPTTSFPVVDTLMVEPTESESKAELDRFCAAMIAIRKEIDEVVTGKVDKKDNILKHAPHTAKSVCANEWDRPYSREQAAFPLPWVRDNKFWPAVARVDNVYGDKHLVCSCPPVESYGA; encoded by the coding sequence ATGTCAGATCAATTTGTGAATCGCCATAACGGCCCGAGCGCGCAGGACGTTCAGTCCATGCTGAAGAAGATCAATGCGCCCTCACTCGATGCGCTGATCGACCAGACCGTTCCCGCGGTCATCCGTTTGAAGCAGCCGCTGAACCTGCCGGAAGGCATGAGCGAACATGCGTATCTTCAGCATCTGCGCGGCATCGCGGCGAAGAACAAGTTGTACAAGAGCTACATCGGACTGGGTTATTACGACACCGTGCTACCCCCCGTGATCCAGCGCAACGTGCTGGAGAACCCCGGCTGGTATACCGCCTACACGCCCTACCAGGCCGAGATCGCGCAGGGCCGCCTGGAGGCGCTACTGAACTTCCAGACCATGATCATGGACCTGACCGGCATGGAGATCGCCAACGCGTCCCTGCTGGACGAGGCGACCGCCGCCGCCGAAGCGATGACCATGATGCACGGCCTGCGCTCGCGCGAAGACACCGCCGCTGGCAAGAATTGTTTCTTCGTGTCGCACGAATGTTTTCCGCAGACCATCGAGCTGCTGAGGACGCGCGCGAAACCGCTGGGCATCGAACTGGTGATCGGCGACTTCAAGACTGTCACGCTGAGCGACAAGATGTACGGCGCGTTGCTGCAGTATCCGACCGCCGACGGCACGGTGCATGACTACGCCGACTTCGTCGCGCGCGCCAAGGCCAACGGCATGACCATCGCGGTCGCGGCCGACATCCTGAGCCTGGTGCTGCTCACGCCGCCGGGCGAATGGGGCGCGGACATCGTGCTCGGCTCCAGCCAGCGCTTCGGCGTGCCGATGGGCTACGGCGGCCCGCATGCGGCGTACTTCGCCTGCCGCGACGCCTACAAGCGCTCGATGCCCGGCCGCATCATCGGCGTGTCGGTGGATGCCGACGGCAACCCCGCGCTGCGCATGGCGCTGCAGACGCGCGAACAGCACATCCGCCGCGAGAAGGCCACTTCCAACATCTGCACTGCGCAGGCATTGCTGGCGATCATGGCCGGCATGTATGCGGTGTATCACGGCGCGGATGGCCTGCGCGGCATCGCCGAGCAGGTGCATCGCTCCACTGCTGCGCTGGCAGCTGAACTGAAGAAGCTCGGTTACACCGTCGCCGAAGGCGTGTTCTTCGACACCCTGAAGCTGATGCACACCGACAACGTGAAGATCCACACGCTCGCCGACGCGGCATGCATCAACTTCCGCTACACCGGCGACGGCCTGAGCATCTCGCTCGACCAGACCACTTCGGTGGATGACCTCAACGCCATCCTTGCCGTGTTCGCGCAGGCCGCGGGCAAGGCGGCACCGACCATCACCGCAGCCCAGTTCGATGCCCAAACATTACTGGTGAAGCCGCGCCAGTCGGCCATCCTGAGCCACCCGGTGTTCAACAGCTACCATTCCGAAACGGAGATGATGCGTTACATCAAGCGTCTGGAGAACAAGGATCTGTCGCTGACGCACTCGATGATCTCGCTGGGCTCATGCACCATGAAGCTGAACGCGGCATCCGAGATGCTGGCGCTGGCCTGGCCCGAGTTCGCCGGACTGCATCCCTTCGTGCCGATGGAACAGGCTGCGGGTTATCAGGAGATCATCGCCGGACTGGATGCAGCATTGTCCGAAATCACCGGCTTCGCGCAGATGAGCTTCCAGCCCAACAGCGGCGCGTCCGGCGAATACGCCGGCCTGTTGGTGATCCAGGCGTACCACCGTTCGCGAGGCGAAGCGCAGCGCAACGTGGTGCTGATCCCCTCGTCCGCGCACGGCACGAACCCGGCCAGCGCGGCGATGTGCGGCATGGACATCGTAGTGGTGAAGTGCGACGCCAGGGGCAACATCGACGTGGAAGACCTGCGCGCGAAGGCCGAGGAACACAAGGACACGCTTTCCTGCCTGATGGTGACCTACCCCAGCACGCACGGCGTGTATGAGGAAAGCATCAAGGACATCACCGCCATCATCCACGCGAACGGCGGACAGGTGTACATGGACGGCGCGAACATGAACGCGCAGGTCGGACTCACCAGTCCCGGCAACATCGGTGCGGACGTGTGCCACCTCAACCTGCACAAGACCTTCGCCATCCCGCACGGCGGCGGCGGGCCGGGCGTAGGCCCGATCGGCGTCGCGGAACACCTCACGCCCTTCCTGCCTTCGCACCCCGTGGTGAAGACCGGCGGCGCACAAGGCATCCACGCGGTGTCGGCCGCGCCCTACGGCAGCGCGCTGATCTTGCTGATCTCCTACGGCTACATCAGGATGATGGGCGGCAAAGAACTCACCGAAGCGACGAAGATGGCCATCCTCAACGCCAACTACATCAAGGAATCGCTGAAGGACCATTACGCTACGCTGTACAGCGGCAGCAACGGCCGTTGCGCGCACGAGATGATCCTCGACTGCCGCGAGTGGAAGAAGGAAGGTGTGGAAGTCGCGGACATCGCCAAGCGCCTGATGGACTTCGGATTCCACGCCCCTACCACTTCCTTCCCGGTGGTGGACACGCTGATGGTCGAGCCGACCGAGAGCGAATCGAAGGCCGAGCTGGACCGCTTCTGCGCCGCGATGATCGCCATCCGCAAGGAGATCGACGAAGTCGTTACCGGCAAGGTGGACAAGAAGGACAACATCCTCAAGCACGCGCCGCACACCGCGAAGTCGGTATGCGCCAACGAGTGGGACCGACCCTACTCGCGCGAACAGGCTGCGTTCCCGCTGCCCTGGGTGCGCGACAACAAGTTCTGGCCCGCGGTCGCACGCGTGGACAACGTGTACGGCGACAAGCATTTGGTGTGCTCCTGCCCGCCGGTCGAGTCCTACGGCGCCTAA
- a CDS encoding DUF2059 domain-containing protein codes for MRFFGIGLFCVLLGLQPAMAAEAPASEASVRELIEVTQAKNMFDSLMARMDAIFQTSMNQALAGQTPTAEQKKIMVEMQSKMVSVFKEDMKWESLEPILIDIYRKSFTQNELNDMLTFYKSKAGQAMLAKMPIVMQNSMQAMQGRMAIMMPKLQQIQRDAITQLKASQKK; via the coding sequence ATGCGTTTTTTTGGAATCGGACTTTTTTGCGTGCTACTTGGTCTTCAACCGGCCATGGCAGCGGAGGCGCCGGCGAGCGAAGCATCGGTACGAGAGTTGATTGAAGTAACTCAAGCGAAAAACATGTTTGATAGTCTTATGGCACGAATGGATGCCATTTTCCAAACTTCGATGAATCAGGCACTCGCTGGACAGACTCCCACGGCCGAGCAGAAGAAAATTATGGTTGAGATGCAAAGCAAAATGGTTTCTGTCTTCAAAGAGGACATGAAATGGGAAAGCCTGGAACCGATACTGATCGACATATACCGTAAGTCGTTTACTCAAAACGAGCTGAATGACATGCTCACTTTTTACAAGTCCAAGGCAGGTCAGGCTATGCTGGCCAAGATGCCAATCGTTATGCAGAACTCTATGCAGGCAATGCAGGGGCGCATGGCGATAATGATGCCGAAGCTACAGCAAATCCAACGCGATGCGATCACACAACTTAAAGCGTCTCAGAAGAAATGA